The proteins below come from a single Hirundo rustica isolate bHirRus1 chromosome 6, bHirRus1.pri.v3, whole genome shotgun sequence genomic window:
- the RTN1 gene encoding reticulon-1 isoform X2: MQASADSTKMDCLWSNWKCQAIDLLYWRDIKQTGIVFGSLLLLLFSLTQFSVVSVVAYLALAGLSATISFRIYKSVLQAVQKTDEGHPFKAYLEMEMNLSQDQIQKYTDCLQLYVNSTVKELRRLFLVQDLVDSLKFAVLMWLLTYVGALFNGLTLLIMAVVSMFTLPVVYDKYQAQIDQYLGLVRTHINTVVAKIQAKIPGAKRKAE; this comes from the exons ATGCAAGCCAGCGCCGATTCCACCAAGATGGACTGTCTTTGGAGCAACTGGAAATGTCAGG CTATCGACCTGTTGTACTGGCGTGACATCAAGCAGACGGGGATCGTGTTCGGCAGCCTCCTGttgctgctcttctccctgACCCAGTTCAGCGTCGTCAGCGTCGTGGCCTACCTGGCCCTGGCCGGCCTCTCAGCCACCATCAGCTTCAGAATCTACAAATCCGTCCTACAGGCCGTGCAGAAGACGGACGAGGGCCACCCCTTCAA AGCCTACTTGGAGATGGAGATGAATCTTTCACAGGACCAGATCCAGAAATACACAGATTGTCTCCAGCTATACGTCAACAGCACAGTCAAAGAGCTGAGGAGACTCTTTCTCGTTCAGGACCTTGTGGATTCTTTAAAA TTTGCAGTACTAATGTGGCTGCTGACTTACGTGGGAGCCCTCTTCAATGGCCTGACTCTTCTGATAATGG ctgtGGTGTCTATGTTTACTCTCCCCGTTGTATATGACAAGTACCAG GCACAGATTGATCAGTACTTGGGGCTGGTGCGGACCCACATAAACACGGTCGTGGCAAA gatTCAAGCTAAAATCCCAGGTGCCAAGAGAAAGGCAGAGTAA